A stretch of the Vulcanisaeta souniana JCM 11219 genome encodes the following:
- a CDS encoding phosphoadenosine phosphosulfate reductase family protein — protein MPSVIYWCDDLNVPVLSKDLGARHCSSMSIVRVTKPGDVRPAFPVDIDVTRRAVINEFGSEELAKLLIPNDEVVLLNKIPGYADQADEVIVRGRVVGHRFYDVERRMWRFRPLHEGITEMINRGLGYWAIIKLDRLPERFDVHKELIIRGNLPGERYVHVAVSAKDGKYHGIAKTMRGSRLRIIKSWMAKGPLPSPKPSTLKDFIELNREYIEHKAGKAVEFLRKVFDEYKRPVVVSYSGGKDSLVALDLTARVGVKFHLLFNDTGLEPLESYDNVKEVAKSYNAELIIASAGDKYWRAIREFGPPARDYRWCCKVIKLGPITDEMLRKFPMGFISVVGQRAFESFQRARLPRVSVSKWVTKDIVVAPIQDWTALEVWGYILLRNLPYNKAYEYGFDRLGCVICPANELGEFEIVRERYPGIYTRLHEVLTEFSHSRELPREFIDYGLWRWRRGLPGDIRSRVKVSLRVKYPVRLSGDGESLIIDVDKPINTSTFTEFLKMLGSVEGTDGSYIVRGKFGEAEVRVGQGNKVLISSASKELRIHIAGFVARASICGECNLCINWCPTKALRRVGSGPSFIVDESKCINCLFCSKACPSAQYLVYRNPEIHGT, from the coding sequence ATGCCCTCAGTGATTTATTGGTGCGATGACTTAAACGTGCCAGTGCTTAGTAAGGACTTAGGGGCTAGGCACTGTTCATCAATGAGTATTGTTAGGGTTACCAAGCCCGGCGATGTTAGGCCTGCCTTCCCCGTTGATATCGATGTTACAAGGAGGGCGGTGATTAATGAGTTTGGGAGTGAGGAGTTAGCCAAATTACTAATACCTAATGATGAGGTCGTTCTCCTTAATAAAATACCTGGTTATGCGGACCAAGCTGATGAGGTAATTGTGAGGGGTAGGGTGGTTGGTCATAGGTTTTACGACGTAGAGAGGAGAATGTGGAGGTTCAGGCCATTGCACGAGGGCATTACTGAGATGATTAATCGGGGCCTTGGTTACTGGGCCATAATAAAGTTGGATAGACTTCCTGAGAGATTCGATGTTCATAAGGAGTTAATCATCAGGGGAAACCTACCCGGCGAGAGGTATGTGCACGTCGCAGTGTCCGCAAAGGATGGTAAATACCACGGTATTGCTAAGACAATGAGGGGCAGCAGGCTCAGGATAATTAAGAGCTGGATGGCGAAGGGACCATTACCAAGCCCTAAACCTAGCACATTAAAGGACTTCATTGAGTTGAATAGGGAGTATATAGAGCATAAGGCGGGGAAGGCCGTGGAATTCCTGAGGAAGGTCTTCGATGAGTATAAGAGGCCTGTCGTGGTTTCATACTCAGGCGGTAAGGACTCCTTGGTAGCCCTTGACTTAACGGCAAGGGTAGGCGTTAAATTCCATTTATTATTTAACGACACAGGCCTTGAACCACTGGAGTCCTATGACAATGTTAAGGAGGTTGCAAAGTCCTATAATGCTGAGTTAATCATAGCCTCAGCAGGGGATAAGTACTGGAGGGCTATTAGGGAGTTCGGGCCACCGGCCAGGGATTACCGCTGGTGCTGTAAGGTGATAAAGCTCGGCCCAATAACTGATGAGATGCTACGCAAGTTTCCAATGGGTTTCATCAGTGTCGTTGGCCAGAGGGCCTTTGAGTCGTTTCAAAGGGCTAGGTTGCCCAGGGTTTCGGTTAGTAAGTGGGTTACTAAGGATATCGTTGTTGCCCCAATACAGGACTGGACGGCACTGGAGGTCTGGGGCTACATACTGCTGAGAAACCTGCCCTATAACAAGGCCTATGAGTATGGCTTTGATAGGCTTGGCTGCGTCATATGTCCGGCAAATGAGTTGGGTGAGTTTGAGATTGTACGTGAGAGATATCCTGGGATTTACACGAGACTTCACGAGGTCCTCACAGAATTCTCACATAGTCGGGAATTGCCGAGGGAATTCATTGATTACGGTCTCTGGCGCTGGAGGAGGGGCTTACCAGGCGATATCCGTAGTCGGGTTAAGGTAAGCCTCAGGGTTAAGTACCCAGTTAGGCTTAGTGGTGATGGTGAGTCGTTGATTATTGATGTTGATAAACCCATCAACACGAGCACCTTCACGGAGTTCTTAAAGATGCTCGGTTCAGTGGAGGGCACTGACGGATCATACATTGTGAGGGGAAAGTTTGGAGAGGCTGAGGTCAGGGTTGGGCAGGGTAACAAGGTGCTTATTTCCTCGGCCAGTAAGGAGTTGAGGATTCATATTGCAGGCTTTGTGGCTAGGGCATCAATATGCGGTGAGTGCAATCTATGCATTAACTGGTGCCCAACAAAGGCCCTGAGGCGCGTTGGTTCTGGCCCATCATTCATTGTTGATGAGAGTAAATGCATAAACTGCCTGTTTTGTTCCAAGGCATGCCCATCAGCTCAATACCTAGTATACCGTAACCCTGAAATTCACGGAACCTGA
- a CDS encoding aminotransferase class V-fold PLP-dependent enzyme yields MPSAAYGLNALLSAMEFRPGSNVVISSLNFPTGVFSFHALRSRGLIKEVRIARSVNGYVPLEEYERLIDDNTVVVFVDYVSWITGYRERVRGIAEIAHARGAVLISDAFHAVGVLPIDVTKDGVDALITGSYKWLLGPHGAGFVYVSDELLSRLKPSLSGWMGIDDNQVSRRLRGEKLFEKPIDVSTYIPARDAARLEWGTWPVIAFEGTLASMKLLLKYEVPHRFEEHTSRLIMHLADSLGDLGLKVTTPLDSHAAILTFEYSDPYGLAEFLGRNGIVVSPRPGIIRVSPHGYNTVEEVERLIEALRAYIRSRA; encoded by the coding sequence GTGCCGAGTGCCGCGTATGGGTTAAATGCATTATTATCTGCCATGGAGTTTAGGCCTGGTAGTAACGTGGTCATTAGCTCGCTCAACTTCCCAACGGGTGTCTTCTCATTCCACGCTCTTAGGTCCCGCGGCTTAATTAAGGAGGTTAGGATCGCGAGGTCCGTTAATGGGTACGTGCCTCTGGAGGAGTATGAGAGGCTCATTGATGATAATACTGTTGTTGTATTTGTTGATTATGTTTCTTGGATAACGGGGTATAGGGAGAGGGTTAGGGGGATTGCTGAGATTGCGCATGCGAGGGGTGCGGTGTTAATAAGTGATGCGTTTCATGCAGTCGGTGTTTTGCCAATTGATGTAACTAAGGATGGTGTTGATGCTTTAATTACGGGTTCATATAAGTGGTTGCTTGGCCCGCATGGCGCCGGTTTTGTCTACGTTAGTGACGAGTTATTGAGTAGGCTTAAGCCTTCGTTATCGGGTTGGATGGGGATTGATGATAACCAAGTGAGTAGGAGGTTGAGGGGTGAGAAATTGTTTGAGAAACCGATAGACGTAAGCACGTACATACCTGCCAGGGACGCCGCGAGGCTTGAGTGGGGTACGTGGCCGGTAATCGCGTTCGAAGGGACTTTGGCATCCATGAAGTTACTGCTTAAGTACGAGGTGCCTCATAGGTTTGAGGAGCATACTAGCAGGTTAATTATGCACCTGGCGGATTCATTAGGGGATTTAGGGCTGAAGGTAACGACGCCGCTTGATAGCCACGCGGCGATATTGACCTTCGAGTACTCAGATCCCTACGGACTTGCTGAATTCCTCGGTAGGAATGGTATTGTGGTCTCTCCGAGGCCTGGTATCATCAGGGTGTCACCGCATGGTTATAACACTGTTGAGGAGGTTGAGAGGTTGATTGAGGCTTTGAGAGCGTACATTAGGTCTAGGGCTTGA
- a CDS encoding 7-cyano-7-deazaguanine synthase encodes MGKRAILLLSGGVDSAVALYLLRSRGYDVTALSINYPGRGERERESARELARLTNTKLIEVDLPFMREVDELWNSDDERPSHLRSAHPSTIPARNAIIYAVAAYYAEILGIDTIVAGHNADDTKYFPDTSRKFRRLISRALTIGTYIGRARGLRVIAPLSRLSKTDVVRLGLKLGVPFEYTWSCHNNYDVPCGQCSGCLARKRAFNELGIKDPLEEAISNGSDWWLLRKKSTIKP; translated from the coding sequence ATGGGAAAAAGGGCCATATTGCTATTATCTGGAGGCGTTGACTCAGCCGTGGCGCTATATCTACTTAGGTCTCGGGGTTATGACGTGACCGCCCTATCAATAAATTACCCAGGCAGAGGAGAACGTGAGAGGGAGTCGGCGAGGGAACTCGCCAGGTTAACAAATACGAAATTGATTGAGGTTGACCTACCATTCATGAGGGAGGTTGATGAACTATGGAATAGTGATGATGAAAGACCGAGCCATCTAAGAAGTGCTCACCCAAGTACGATACCCGCTAGGAACGCAATAATATATGCCGTCGCCGCGTACTACGCAGAGATACTTGGAATAGATACAATAGTGGCCGGCCATAACGCCGACGACACGAAGTACTTCCCAGACACATCGAGGAAATTCAGGAGGTTAATCTCGAGAGCGTTAACAATAGGTACCTACATAGGCAGGGCTAGGGGGCTCAGGGTAATAGCGCCACTTTCAAGGTTAAGCAAGACCGATGTCGTTAGGCTAGGCCTTAAATTGGGCGTGCCCTTTGAGTACACGTGGTCCTGCCATAATAATTACGATGTACCATGCGGCCAATGCAGTGGGTGCCTAGCCAGGAAGAGGGCATTTAATGAATTGGGTATTAAGGATCCACTCGAAGAGGCAATAAGTAATGGGAGTGATTGGTGGTTATTAAGGAAGAAATCGACGATCAAGCCCTAG